A genome region from Streptomyces xanthophaeus includes the following:
- the pyk gene encoding pyruvate kinase: MRRAKIVCTLGPATDSYDQIKALVEAGMDIARLNLSHGTTAEHEERYQRVRKASDETGHSVGILADLQGPKIRLGRFREGPVLLERGDEFTITVEDHEGDRHTCGTTYKGLATDVTTGELILVDDGRVTLEVTTVDGPRVHTRVIEGGMVSDHKGLNLPGVAVSVPALSEKDIEDLRWALRTGADVIALSFVRSGRDIQDVHRIMDEEGRRLPVIAKIEKPQAVENIDDIVAAFDGIMVARGDLGVEMPLEQVPIVQKRAIKLAKRNAKPVIVATQMLDSMIDNSRPTRAEASDVANAIIDGTDAVMLSGETSVGKYPIETVRTMSRIVEAAEEDILAKGLPPLTDRNKPRTQGGAVARAAAEMGDFLDAKFLIAFTQSGDTVRRLSRYRSPIPLLAFTPDPATRSQLNLTWGVETFLGPHVDSTDAMVAQVEEELLRIGRCVPGDTVVITAGSPPGVTGSTNLVRIHHIGDAVH; encoded by the coding sequence ATGCGCCGAGCGAAAATCGTATGTACCCTGGGCCCCGCAACCGACTCATACGACCAGATCAAAGCACTGGTCGAAGCCGGAATGGACATCGCCCGCCTCAACCTCAGCCACGGCACCACAGCCGAACACGAGGAGCGCTACCAGCGCGTACGCAAGGCCTCCGACGAGACCGGCCACAGCGTCGGCATCCTCGCCGACCTTCAAGGCCCGAAGATCCGACTCGGCCGCTTCCGCGAAGGACCCGTACTCCTTGAACGCGGTGACGAATTCACCATCACCGTCGAAGACCACGAAGGCGACCGCCACACCTGCGGCACCACCTACAAAGGCCTCGCCACCGACGTCACCACCGGCGAACTCATCCTCGTCGACGACGGCCGCGTCACCCTCGAAGTCACCACGGTCGACGGCCCCCGCGTCCACACCCGCGTCATCGAAGGCGGCATGGTCTCCGACCACAAAGGCCTCAACCTCCCCGGCGTAGCCGTCTCCGTCCCCGCCCTCTCCGAAAAAGACATCGAAGACCTCCGCTGGGCCCTGCGCACCGGCGCCGACGTCATCGCCCTCTCCTTCGTCCGCAGCGGCCGCGACATCCAAGACGTCCACCGCATCATGGACGAAGAAGGCCGACGCCTCCCCGTCATCGCCAAGATCGAAAAGCCCCAAGCCGTCGAAAACATCGACGACATCGTCGCCGCCTTCGACGGCATCATGGTCGCCCGCGGTGACCTCGGCGTCGAAATGCCCCTCGAACAAGTCCCCATCGTCCAAAAGCGCGCCATCAAACTCGCCAAGCGCAACGCCAAACCCGTCATCGTCGCCACCCAAATGCTCGACTCGATGATCGACAACTCCCGCCCCACCCGAGCAGAAGCCAGCGACGTCGCCAACGCCATCATCGACGGCACCGACGCCGTCATGCTCTCCGGCGAAACCAGCGTCGGCAAATACCCCATCGAAACCGTCCGCACCATGTCCCGCATCGTCGAAGCCGCCGAAGAAGACATCCTCGCCAAGGGCCTCCCCCCACTCACCGACCGCAACAAACCCCGCACCCAAGGCGGAGCCGTCGCCCGCGCAGCCGCAGAAATGGGCGACTTCCTCGACGCCAAATTCCTCATCGCCTTCACCCAGAGCGGCGACACCGTCCGCCGACTCTCCCGCTACCGCTCACCCATCCCCCTCCTCGCCTTCACCCCCGACCCCGCCACCCGCTCCCAGCTCAACCTCACCTGGGGCGTCGAAACCTTCCTCGGCCCCCACGTCGACTCCACCGACGCCATGGTCGCCCAAGTCGAAGAAGAACTCCTGCGCATCGGCCGCTGCGTACCCGGCGACACCGTCGTCATCACCGCCGGCTCACCCCCCGGCGTCACCGGCTCCACCAACCTCGTCCGCATCCACCACATCGGCGACGCGGTCCACTGA
- a CDS encoding ANTAR domain-containing response regulator codes for MTAEHESTPTPDADQSHVPPLTTRVVIAEDEALIRLDLKEMLEEEGYSVVGEAGDGQTAVELAREHRPDLVILDVKMPVLDGISAAEKIAEESIAPVLMLTAFSQRDLVERARDAGAMAYLVKPFSKSDVVPAIEMAVSRFAELRALEQEVADLSQRLETRKLVDRAKSILQTQYGLTEPAAFRWIQKSSMDRRMSMQQVAEVVIEDAEAKKKESGA; via the coding sequence GTGACCGCCGAGCACGAGTCGACGCCCACGCCCGACGCCGACCAGTCGCACGTTCCGCCGCTGACGACCCGCGTCGTCATCGCCGAGGACGAGGCGCTCATCCGTCTCGATCTCAAAGAGATGCTCGAAGAAGAGGGCTACTCCGTCGTCGGCGAAGCCGGCGACGGCCAGACGGCCGTCGAGCTCGCGCGCGAGCACCGCCCCGACCTGGTGATCCTCGACGTGAAGATGCCCGTCCTGGACGGGATCTCCGCGGCCGAGAAGATCGCGGAGGAGTCCATCGCGCCCGTGCTCATGCTGACCGCGTTCTCGCAGCGCGACCTCGTCGAGCGGGCCCGGGACGCGGGGGCCATGGCGTACCTCGTGAAGCCGTTCAGCAAGAGCGACGTGGTGCCGGCCATCGAGATGGCCGTGTCCCGCTTCGCGGAGCTGCGGGCGCTGGAGCAGGAGGTCGCGGACCTCTCGCAGCGCCTGGAGACGCGCAAGCTGGTGGACCGTGCGAAGAGCATCCTGCAGACGCAGTACGGGCTGACGGAGCCGGCCGCCTTCCGGTGGATCCAGAAGTCGTCCATGGACCGTCGGATGTCCATGCAGCAGGTCGCCGAGGTGGTCATCGAGGACGCCGAGGCGAAGAAGAAGGAGAGCGGCGCGTAG
- a CDS encoding ABC transporter ATP-binding protein, which translates to MTALLKVEDLKVAYGKIEAVKGISFEVNEGEIVCLVGTNGAGKTTTLRTLSGLIKPKSGSITFDGQPLAAVPAHKIVSLGLAHSPEGRHIFPRLTIAENLQLGAFLRTDKEGIEKDVQRAYEMFPILGERRKQAAGTLSGGEQQMLAMGRALMSRPKLLMLDEPSMGLSPLMMQKIMATIKDLKATGMTILLVEQNAQAALSLSDSAHVMEIGKIVLSGTGRDLLHNEDVRKAYLGED; encoded by the coding sequence GTGACCGCACTGCTCAAGGTCGAAGACCTCAAGGTCGCCTACGGCAAGATCGAAGCCGTCAAGGGAATCTCCTTCGAAGTCAACGAAGGCGAAATCGTCTGCCTCGTCGGCACCAACGGCGCCGGCAAGACGACCACCCTGCGCACCCTCTCCGGCCTCATCAAGCCCAAGAGCGGCAGCATCACCTTCGACGGCCAGCCCCTCGCCGCCGTCCCCGCCCACAAGATCGTCTCCCTGGGCCTCGCCCACTCCCCCGAGGGACGCCACATCTTCCCCCGGCTGACGATCGCCGAAAACCTCCAGCTCGGCGCCTTCCTGCGCACCGACAAGGAGGGCATCGAGAAGGACGTCCAGCGCGCCTACGAGATGTTCCCCATCCTGGGCGAGCGTCGCAAGCAGGCCGCCGGCACCCTCTCGGGCGGCGAGCAGCAGATGCTCGCCATGGGCCGCGCGCTCATGTCCCGCCCCAAGCTCCTGATGCTGGACGAGCCCTCCATGGGCCTGTCGCCGCTGATGATGCAGAAGATCATGGCGACCATCAAGGACCTCAAGGCCACCGGCATGACCATCCTGCTCGTCGAGCAGAACGCCCAGGCGGCGCTCTCGCTCTCCGACAGCGCGCACGTGATGGAGATCGGCAAGATCGTTCTCTCCGGCACCGGCCGCGACCTCCTCCACAACGAGGACGTCCGCAAGGCCTACCTCGGCGAGGACTGA
- a CDS encoding branched-chain amino acid ABC transporter permease, whose product MHELPQQLANGLALGALYGLIAIGYTMVYGIVQLINFAHGEIFMIGGFGALSAYAILPTGTSLLIAIPVMIVGGAATSVAVACAAERFAYRPLRSAPRLAPLITAIGLSIALQQLVWQFYPDAKKAVSFPEFKGAAFKITDSLAIQRADLFVLILAPLCMLALGIFVQKSRSGRAMQATAQDPDTAKLMGINTDRIIVMAFAIGAAFAAVAAVAYGLDKGQINFEMGFILGLKAFTAAVLGGIGNIYGAMVGGVVLGLAEALSIAYIEDIPGMSQLGGGAWSNVWAFVLLIVVLLVRPQGLLGERVADRA is encoded by the coding sequence GTGCACGAACTGCCGCAACAGCTGGCCAACGGCCTGGCCCTCGGTGCTCTCTATGGCCTCATCGCCATCGGGTACACCATGGTCTACGGCATCGTCCAGCTCATCAACTTCGCCCACGGCGAGATCTTCATGATCGGCGGCTTCGGCGCGCTCAGCGCCTACGCCATCCTCCCGACCGGCACCTCCCTGCTGATCGCGATACCCGTCATGATCGTCGGAGGTGCCGCCACCTCCGTCGCCGTGGCCTGCGCAGCCGAACGCTTCGCCTACCGCCCACTGCGCAGCGCCCCCCGGCTCGCACCCCTCATCACCGCAATCGGCCTCTCGATCGCGCTCCAGCAGCTCGTCTGGCAGTTCTACCCGGACGCCAAGAAGGCCGTCAGCTTCCCTGAATTCAAGGGCGCCGCCTTCAAGATCACCGACAGCCTGGCGATCCAGCGCGCGGACCTCTTCGTCCTCATCCTCGCCCCGCTCTGCATGCTCGCCCTCGGCATCTTCGTCCAGAAGAGCCGCAGCGGCCGCGCCATGCAGGCCACCGCGCAGGACCCCGACACCGCGAAGCTGATGGGCATCAACACCGACCGCATCATCGTCATGGCCTTCGCCATCGGTGCCGCGTTCGCCGCCGTCGCCGCCGTCGCCTACGGCCTCGACAAGGGCCAGATCAACTTCGAGATGGGCTTCATCCTCGGCCTCAAGGCCTTCACCGCAGCCGTCCTCGGCGGCATCGGCAACATCTACGGAGCCATGGTCGGCGGCGTCGTCCTCGGACTCGCCGAAGCCCTCTCGATCGCCTACATCGAAGACATCCCCGGCATGTCGCAGCTCGGCGGTGGCGCCTGGTCCAACGTCTGGGCCTTCGTACTCCTCATCGTCGTCCTCCTCGTGCGGCCACAAGGCCTGCTCGGTGAGCGCGTCGCGGATCGGGCGTGA
- a CDS encoding bifunctional metallophosphatase/5'-nucleotidase, protein MAFDRRTFLGGTAATGAAVALAGAASAPAAAAPQGVEVSGSRARTYSFTVMGTTDLHGNVFNWDYFTDKEFDDKAHNDVGLAKISTLVEQVRAEKGRRNTLLIDAGDTIQGTQLSYYYAKVDPITARRGPVHPMAQAMNAIGYDAAALGNHEFNYGIPVLRKFEEQCDFPLLGANALDARTLRPAFAPYSMHCLRTPHGRDVKVAVLGLTNPGIAIWDKANVQGKMTFPGLEEQAAKYVPKLRSMGADVVIVSAHSGSSGTSSYGDQLPYIENAAALVAEQVPGIDAILVGHAHTEIPEYRVKNKATGKDVVLSEPLKWGQRLTLFDFELTWAKGRWSVEKVAARVLNSNTVAEDPKITGLLSDEHRKVVAYVNQVIGTSTQAMSSAEGPVKDVAIIDLINHVQAETVKAALAGTQWAALPVLSQASCFSRTAGIPAGQVTIKDAAGLYPFENTMEARLLTGAQVKDYLEYSARYYVQTAAGVPVDPAKLTNAESIPDYNYDAVYGLAYDIDIAQPAGSRITGLTFQGKAVDPAAQFVLAVNNYRASGGGNFPHVPQAKQLWSNSDEIRNTIIQWVKAKGTVDPAQFASVDWRLTRAGVPVF, encoded by the coding sequence ATGGCGTTCGACCGTAGGACTTTCCTGGGTGGTACGGCTGCGACGGGTGCGGCTGTGGCGTTGGCGGGGGCCGCGAGCGCTCCGGCCGCGGCGGCCCCGCAGGGTGTGGAGGTGTCCGGGTCCCGGGCGCGGACGTACTCCTTCACGGTGATGGGTACGACCGACTTGCACGGGAATGTCTTCAACTGGGACTACTTCACGGACAAGGAGTTCGACGACAAGGCGCACAACGACGTCGGTCTGGCGAAGATTTCGACGTTGGTGGAGCAGGTGCGGGCGGAGAAGGGGCGGCGCAACACGCTGCTGATCGACGCGGGTGACACGATCCAGGGCACGCAGCTGTCGTACTACTACGCGAAGGTGGATCCGATCACCGCGCGGCGTGGTCCGGTGCACCCGATGGCGCAGGCGATGAACGCGATCGGGTATGACGCGGCGGCGCTGGGGAACCACGAGTTCAACTACGGGATACCGGTGCTGCGGAAGTTCGAGGAGCAGTGTGATTTCCCGCTGCTGGGGGCGAACGCGCTGGATGCGCGGACGCTGCGGCCGGCGTTCGCGCCGTACAGCATGCACTGTCTGCGGACTCCGCACGGGCGTGATGTGAAGGTGGCGGTGCTGGGGCTGACGAACCCGGGTATCGCGATCTGGGACAAGGCGAACGTGCAGGGGAAGATGACGTTCCCGGGGCTGGAGGAGCAGGCGGCGAAGTACGTGCCGAAGCTCCGTTCGATGGGCGCCGATGTGGTGATCGTGTCCGCGCATTCGGGTTCGAGCGGTACGTCGTCGTACGGTGACCAGCTGCCGTACATCGAGAACGCGGCGGCGTTGGTGGCGGAGCAGGTGCCGGGGATCGACGCGATCCTGGTGGGGCATGCGCACACGGAGATTCCCGAGTACCGGGTGAAGAACAAGGCGACCGGCAAGGACGTGGTGCTGTCGGAGCCGCTGAAGTGGGGGCAGCGGCTGACGCTGTTCGACTTCGAGCTGACGTGGGCGAAGGGCCGCTGGTCGGTGGAGAAGGTCGCGGCGAGGGTGCTGAACTCGAACACGGTGGCGGAGGACCCGAAGATCACGGGGCTGCTGTCGGACGAGCACCGCAAGGTCGTGGCGTACGTGAACCAGGTGATCGGTACGTCGACGCAGGCGATGTCGTCGGCGGAGGGGCCGGTGAAGGACGTGGCGATCATCGATCTGATCAACCACGTGCAGGCGGAGACGGTGAAGGCGGCGCTGGCGGGTACGCAGTGGGCTGCGCTTCCGGTGTTGTCGCAGGCGTCGTGCTTCTCGCGGACTGCGGGGATCCCGGCCGGTCAGGTGACGATCAAGGATGCGGCGGGGCTGTACCCGTTCGAGAACACGATGGAGGCGCGGCTGCTGACGGGTGCGCAGGTGAAGGACTATCTGGAGTACTCGGCGCGGTATTACGTGCAGACGGCGGCGGGTGTTCCGGTGGATCCGGCGAAGCTGACGAACGCCGAGAGCATTCCGGATTACAACTACGACGCGGTGTACGGGCTGGCGTACGACATCGACATCGCGCAGCCGGCGGGTTCGCGGATCACGGGGCTGACCTTCCAGGGGAAGGCGGTGGATCCGGCGGCGCAGTTCGTGCTGGCGGTGAACAATTACCGGGCTTCGGGTGGTGGGAACTTCCCGCATGTGCCGCAGGCCAAGCAGCTGTGGTCGAACTCGGACGAGATCCGGAACACGATCATCCAGTGGGTGAAGGCGAAGGGGACCGTCGATCCGGCGCAGTTCGCGTCGGTGGACTGGCGTCTGACGCGGGCGGGCGTGCCGGTGTTCTAG
- a CDS encoding helix-turn-helix domain-containing protein yields MEFHSLDVRQTALSLLRGGARNADVARHLDVPLGTVSYWKHIDRCKRGEPVANRQSLLCPRCDGRALDRAAYAYLLGLYLGDGHISHYVKHKVPSLMITLDNAWPGIQDEAEAALHAVFPHNATCRVRTAGAQNIKVYFKHLPCLFPQHGPGKKHERRIVLEGWQQEIVDAHPWEFLRGLIHSDGCRVTNWTVRNGKRYEYPRYFFTNKSDDIRKLCTDTLTKVGVRWTVLARGSDPFNVSVARRGCVALMDAHIGPKY; encoded by the coding sequence ATGGAGTTCCACAGCCTCGACGTACGGCAAACGGCCCTATCTCTGTTACGCGGCGGCGCGAGAAACGCGGACGTTGCGCGCCACCTCGATGTCCCGCTCGGAACCGTCAGCTACTGGAAACACATAGACCGCTGCAAACGGGGAGAGCCGGTTGCCAACCGCCAGTCACTCCTGTGCCCCCGCTGTGACGGACGAGCTCTGGACCGAGCCGCCTACGCCTACCTCCTAGGCCTCTACCTCGGCGACGGGCACATCAGCCACTACGTGAAGCACAAGGTGCCAAGCCTCATGATCACCTTGGACAACGCGTGGCCAGGCATTCAGGACGAGGCAGAAGCCGCACTGCACGCCGTCTTTCCGCACAATGCCACGTGCCGCGTGCGAACTGCGGGAGCACAGAACATCAAGGTGTACTTCAAGCACCTGCCATGCCTGTTCCCGCAGCACGGGCCCGGCAAGAAGCATGAGCGGCGGATCGTTCTCGAAGGCTGGCAGCAGGAGATCGTCGATGCTCACCCCTGGGAGTTCCTGCGGGGGCTGATCCATTCCGACGGGTGTCGGGTCACCAACTGGACCGTCCGGAACGGCAAGCGCTACGAGTACCCGCGGTACTTCTTCACCAACAAGTCCGACGACATCCGGAAGCTGTGCACGGACACGCTGACCAAGGTCGGGGTCCGGTGGACGGTGCTGGCCCGCGGTAGCGATCCGTTCAACGTGTCCGTCGCGCGGAGGGGCTGCGTCGCCCTCATGGACGCCCACATCGGGCCGAAGTACTAG
- a CDS encoding ABC transporter ATP-binding protein: MTTTTDTTTKTTVLEAKGVTMRFGGLTAVKNVDLQVNSGEIVGLIGPNGAGKTTFFNCLTGLYVPTEGSVSYKGTVLPPKPHKVTEAGIARTFQNIRLFHNMTVLENVLVGRHTRTKEGLWSALLRGPGFKKAEAASEARAMELLEFIGLENKAQHLAKNLPYGEQRKLEIARALASDPGLILLDEPTAGMNPQETRAAEELIFAIRDMGIAVLVIEHDMRFIFNLCDRVACLVQGEKLIEGTASEVQGDERVIAAYLGEPFEGDPGAADDAVVEAAEAAAEAAAPAETETEAEATAETEVETEAETEAEATAEATETDAEAEADADNDAATDTPADADSDSTTSTTSTEGEAK, translated from the coding sequence ATGACGACCACCACGGACACCACCACCAAGACCACGGTTCTCGAAGCCAAGGGCGTCACGATGCGCTTCGGCGGCCTCACCGCCGTCAAGAACGTCGACCTCCAGGTCAACTCGGGCGAGATCGTCGGACTCATCGGCCCCAACGGCGCCGGCAAGACCACCTTCTTCAACTGCCTCACCGGGCTGTACGTCCCCACCGAGGGATCCGTCAGCTACAAGGGCACCGTCCTGCCTCCCAAGCCCCACAAGGTCACCGAGGCCGGCATCGCCCGCACCTTCCAGAACATCCGGCTCTTCCACAACATGACCGTGCTGGAAAACGTCCTCGTCGGACGCCACACCCGCACCAAGGAAGGCCTCTGGTCCGCACTGCTCCGCGGCCCCGGCTTCAAGAAGGCCGAAGCCGCCAGCGAAGCGCGCGCCATGGAACTCCTCGAGTTCATCGGCCTGGAGAACAAGGCCCAGCACCTGGCCAAGAACCTCCCCTACGGCGAACAGCGCAAGCTGGAAATCGCCCGCGCCCTCGCCAGCGACCCCGGCCTCATCCTCCTGGACGAGCCCACCGCCGGCATGAACCCGCAGGAAACCCGCGCTGCCGAAGAACTCATCTTCGCCATCCGCGACATGGGCATCGCCGTCCTCGTCATCGAGCACGACATGCGCTTCATCTTCAACCTCTGCGACCGCGTCGCCTGCCTCGTCCAGGGCGAAAAGCTCATCGAAGGCACCGCGTCCGAGGTCCAGGGCGACGAGCGCGTCATCGCCGCCTACCTCGGCGAGCCCTTCGAAGGCGACCCGGGCGCCGCCGACGACGCCGTCGTCGAGGCAGCCGAAGCCGCCGCCGAAGCCGCAGCACCGGCCGAGACGGAGACCGAGGCCGAGGCCACCGCCGAAACCGAGGTCGAGACGGAAGCCGAGACGGAGGCCGAAGCCACCGCCGAAGCCACCGAGACCGACGCCGAAGCGGAGGCCGACGCCGACAACGACGCCGCCACCGACACCCCGGCCGACGCCGACTCGGACAGCACCACCAGCACCACCAGCACGGAAGGAGAGGCCAAGTGA
- a CDS encoding SIMPL domain-containing protein, with translation MTQDASHQPYGTPEVPRVAVRGEARIEVDPEIARIGITVSARGTDRRTALEDLTRRNNTALDLIKSYGDPVEKLETGAFSITPELTRHGRAERIRAYHGRVHITAELSDFTTLGELTTRLADLELTQVDGPWWALRPTSPAHGQARRQAVLEAVQRAREYAEALGANLAALVELADLGAENAAPFAAVPGAGMRTMAFSTAEDAGPPPLDLEPQRQTVYAQVNARFTMTPPQL, from the coding sequence ATGACCCAGGACGCATCGCACCAGCCCTACGGAACCCCCGAAGTACCCCGCGTAGCGGTCCGCGGCGAAGCCCGCATCGAAGTCGACCCCGAGATCGCCCGCATCGGAATCACCGTCAGCGCCCGCGGCACCGACCGCCGCACCGCACTCGAAGACCTCACCCGCCGCAACAACACCGCCCTCGACCTCATCAAGAGCTACGGCGACCCCGTCGAAAAACTCGAAACCGGCGCCTTCTCCATCACCCCCGAACTCACCCGCCACGGCCGCGCCGAACGCATCCGCGCCTACCACGGCCGCGTCCACATCACCGCCGAACTCAGCGACTTCACCACCCTCGGCGAACTCACCACCCGCCTCGCCGACCTCGAACTCACCCAGGTCGACGGCCCCTGGTGGGCCCTGCGCCCCACCTCACCCGCCCACGGCCAAGCCCGCCGCCAAGCCGTGCTCGAAGCCGTCCAGCGCGCACGCGAATACGCCGAAGCCCTCGGCGCGAACCTCGCCGCCCTCGTCGAACTCGCCGACCTCGGCGCCGAGAACGCCGCCCCTTTCGCCGCCGTCCCCGGCGCCGGCATGCGCACCATGGCCTTCAGCACCGCCGAGGACGCCGGCCCCCCGCCGCTCGACCTCGAACCCCAGCGCCAGACCGTCTACGCACAGGTGAACGCCCGCTTCACCATGACCCCGCCACAACTCTGA
- a CDS encoding branched-chain amino acid ABC transporter permease, with protein MTTNTTPQTADTVKQGPAPTTLLYAVIAGSLLTIVSAFLAWTWTSEFPGDLTYYGSPADIQYVTLAGAALTLAFALSALGVKGFRWLAPNGTRKALFLLTLGNLAATWFTVISITVVLGGVINLEPGSYVALLGTFIPVLAVNKLADDTRKAAPAKQLPSWAEILIITGVFAIGLFVITFGIDTDDKEPQLFVAYLITVGLAAFALNKSGLFARLGGLTAKYRQVTLIGTAAAAIAFPFIQQSGDTYTLIAVNILIFATVALGLNVVVGLAGLLDLGYVAFLGVGAYAAALVSGSTASAFGIHLPFWAAVIVGALASLIFGVVIGAPTLRLRGDYLAIVTLGFGEIFRIAMGNLDGTSGPDITNGPNGIPNIPHLEIFGWNFGESHVVGGITLGAYANYYFLMLLVMALVVVVFARAGSSRIGRAWVAIREDETAAEAMGINGFKVKLIAFALGATLAGLAGTVQAHVNSTVVPENYVFAGPVPPNSAFLLAAVILGGMGTIRGPILGAALLFLIPAKLAFLQDYQLLAFGIALILLMRFRPEGLIANKRAQLEFHDDTADQAPKDLATAKAGA; from the coding sequence ATGACCACCAACACCACCCCGCAGACCGCCGACACGGTGAAGCAGGGCCCCGCGCCCACCACCCTCCTCTACGCGGTCATCGCCGGCAGCCTCCTCACCATCGTCAGCGCCTTCCTCGCGTGGACCTGGACCTCCGAATTCCCCGGAGACCTGACCTACTACGGCAGCCCCGCCGACATCCAGTACGTCACCCTCGCCGGCGCAGCCCTCACCCTCGCCTTCGCGCTCTCCGCGCTCGGCGTCAAGGGCTTCCGCTGGCTCGCCCCCAACGGCACCCGCAAGGCGCTCTTCCTCCTCACCCTCGGCAACCTCGCCGCCACCTGGTTCACGGTCATCTCCATCACCGTCGTCCTCGGGGGAGTCATCAACCTGGAACCCGGCTCCTACGTCGCCCTCCTCGGCACGTTCATCCCGGTCCTCGCCGTGAACAAGCTCGCCGACGACACCCGCAAGGCGGCCCCCGCCAAGCAGCTGCCGTCCTGGGCCGAGATCCTCATCATCACCGGCGTCTTCGCCATCGGCCTCTTCGTCATCACCTTCGGCATCGACACCGATGACAAGGAACCGCAGCTCTTCGTCGCCTACCTGATCACCGTCGGCCTCGCCGCCTTCGCGCTGAACAAGTCCGGCCTCTTCGCCCGCCTCGGCGGCCTCACCGCCAAGTACCGCCAGGTCACCCTGATCGGCACCGCGGCCGCCGCCATCGCCTTCCCCTTCATCCAGCAGAGCGGCGACACCTACACGCTCATCGCGGTCAACATCCTGATCTTCGCGACCGTCGCCCTCGGCCTCAACGTCGTCGTCGGCCTCGCCGGCCTCCTCGACCTCGGCTACGTCGCCTTCCTCGGCGTCGGCGCCTACGCCGCAGCCCTGGTCTCCGGAAGCACCGCATCCGCCTTCGGCATCCACCTGCCCTTCTGGGCAGCGGTCATCGTCGGCGCCCTCGCCTCGCTCATCTTCGGCGTGGTCATCGGAGCCCCGACCCTGCGCCTGCGCGGCGACTACCTCGCCATCGTCACCCTCGGCTTCGGAGAAATCTTCCGCATCGCCATGGGCAACCTCGACGGCACCTCCGGCCCCGACATCACCAACGGCCCCAACGGCATCCCCAACATCCCCCACCTCGAAATCTTCGGGTGGAACTTCGGGGAATCCCACGTGGTCGGCGGCATCACCCTCGGCGCCTACGCCAACTACTACTTCCTGATGCTGCTCGTCATGGCCCTCGTCGTCGTGGTCTTCGCCCGCGCCGGCAGCAGCCGCATCGGCCGCGCCTGGGTCGCCATCCGCGAAGACGAGACCGCCGCCGAAGCCATGGGCATCAACGGCTTCAAGGTCAAGCTCATCGCCTTCGCCCTCGGCGCCACCCTCGCCGGCCTCGCCGGCACCGTCCAGGCACACGTCAACAGCACGGTCGTCCCCGAGAACTACGTCTTCGCCGGGCCCGTCCCGCCGAACTCCGCGTTCCTCCTCGCCGCCGTCATCCTCGGCGGCATGGGCACCATCCGCGGCCCCATCCTCGGCGCCGCACTCCTCTTCCTGATCCCGGCGAAGCTGGCCTTCCTCCAGGACTACCAGCTCCTCGCCTTCGGCATCGCCCTCATCCTGCTCATGCGCTTCCGCCCCGAAGGCCTCATCGCCAACAAGCGCGCGCAGCTCGAGTTCCACGACGACACCGCTGACCAGGCCCCCAAGGACCTGGCCACCGCCAAGGCGGGGGCGTGA
- a CDS encoding EF-hand domain-containing protein — translation MSEKARKLFDALDLDEDGELTRAEVISALRSKGPTLAARGDLPFWGVGDAAASSALFDAADANGDAVLSFEEFAVVVDRRFGW, via the coding sequence ATGAGTGAGAAGGCCCGGAAGCTGTTCGACGCGCTCGATCTGGATGAGGACGGGGAGCTGACGCGGGCGGAGGTGATCTCGGCGCTGCGGTCGAAGGGGCCGACTCTGGCGGCGCGGGGGGATCTGCCGTTCTGGGGTGTGGGGGATGCGGCTGCGTCGTCGGCGTTGTTCGATGCGGCTGATGCGAATGGGGATGCGGTGTTGTCGTTCGAGGAGTTCGCGGTGGTGGTGGATCGGCGGTTCGGTTGGTAG
- a CDS encoding MarR family transcriptional regulator, with the protein MTIKEHPQQQLAAQPIGYWTRAAADLVIGGLRTALAEESLTQPHWWTLNHVAGAPGRWTREALTAKLAPYDDQHTDFEAMYADLTTRGWLTETDHRLTLTEAGEAGRLRAHARNAKVHAAMRQGIDDTTYAATINTLRRLVANLGGNADLP; encoded by the coding sequence ATGACGATCAAGGAACACCCCCAGCAGCAGCTCGCCGCCCAGCCCATCGGCTACTGGACCCGCGCCGCAGCCGATCTGGTGATCGGCGGGCTCCGCACAGCCCTCGCCGAGGAGAGCCTCACCCAACCCCACTGGTGGACGCTCAACCACGTAGCAGGCGCCCCCGGTCGATGGACCCGCGAGGCCCTCACAGCAAAGCTGGCCCCCTACGACGACCAGCACACCGACTTCGAGGCCATGTACGCCGACCTCACCACCCGCGGCTGGCTCACCGAGACCGACCACCGCCTCACCCTCACCGAAGCCGGCGAAGCAGGCCGCCTCCGCGCCCACGCCCGCAACGCCAAGGTCCACGCCGCCATGCGGCAGGGCATCGACGACACCACCTACGCGGCCACGATCAACACCCTCCGCCGCCTGGTCGCCAACCTCGGCGGCAACGCCGACCTCCCGTAA